Proteins from one Xenopus tropicalis strain Nigerian chromosome 1, UCB_Xtro_10.0, whole genome shotgun sequence genomic window:
- the helt gene encoding hairy and enhancer of split-related protein HELT yields MDMTALASASARIALGASARVKERRRAPVSHKVIEKRRRDRINRCLSELGKTVPMALAKQNSGKLEKAEILEMTVQYLRALHATDLPRGRDKDLLSEFANYFHYGYHECMKNLVHYLTTVERMETKDNKYARIVAFLQSKAHLSTEPIFSPLQEVEVSCQLHSPPDYASPVDSTFPPCSGGSFSWHGTARSPTLNYLGSPTAMSLSCSPSQQSAHSTFLSPVQSLDRHYLNFLGHSHTSNFGVHSTQHPTVI; encoded by the exons ATGGACATGACAGCGCTAGCGTCTGCCTCTGCCCGCATCGCCCTAGGGGCTTCCGCCAGAGTGAAGGAGCGCAGA AGAGCTCCAGTCTCCCATAAAGTCATAGAGAAGAGGAGGAGAGACAGGATAAACAGGTGTCTCAGCGAACTGGGCAAAACGGTGCCTATGGCATTAGCCAAACAG aactCAGGAAAACTGGAAAAAGCTGAAATATTGGAGATGACAGTTCAGTACCTGAGAGCTTTACACGCCACAGATTTGCCAAGAGGCAGAGACAAAG ATCTCCTGTCTGAATTTGCCAATTATTTCCATTATGGCTACCACGAGTGCATGAAGAACCTGGTGCACTATCTGACGACCGTGGAACGAATGGAGACAAAGGATAACAAATATGCGCGTATTGTCGCCTTCCTGCAGTCTAAAGCCCACCTGTCCACCGAGCCCATCTTCAGCCCTCTGCAGGAGGTTGAGGTGTCTTGCCAGCTTCATTCCCCCCCTGACTATGCAAGTCCTGTAGACTCTACCTTCCCACCGTGCTCAGGAGGTTCTTTCTCATGGCATGGCACTGCCAGAAGCCCCACACTCAATTATCTTGGGAGCCCGACAGCAATGTCTCTTTCCTGCAGTCCTTCCCAGCAGTCAGCACATAGCACCTTCTTGTCCCCGGTGCAGAGCTTGGACAGACATTACCTCAACTTTCTGGGACATTCACACACCAGCAATTTTGGGGTGCACAGCACGCAGCATCCTACTGTGATATGA